The genomic DNA ACCGAAGTTCCTTAATCTAATTCGGATCAAGTTGCTGGTGTCAATAATAGGCATAAGCATGACatggaaaaataatttgtatGCTCCTTAGAATatagaagagagaagagagagataatTACACCTAACACTGTTTTAAAAGACAATATTGCCATAGAATCTATCAGTCATGCTTTGCCAACTATATGAAGTAAATAATATCCTGCTATATGTCACATCAAATAAGTGATAAAGAGAATGCCAACTATTTACCTTTCTTAGATTTGGCTGCTCTAACCCTACAAATTACAGCTTGCATCTCTGCTCTGACCATCTTTACATTCTCTAGGTTCCTCACAAATGGATGTTTGAGCAGCTGTTTGGCACTATGTGTAACTTTTGGGTCCTTTTTAAGACAGAGTCCCAAAAAGGAGTTAAATTCAGTAGACCTGTAAAAGCATGGAGCAATAACATAAGTATCTGTACATACGTAACGCTTTCTTTACATATACATTACCTTAAAATATCTGTTGCATCTGCAGGGGGTTACATTTGAATagtagttttttaaataatttttttaaagattcagCTTGCACACTGATGACTGTAGCACatagattttctttaaaataggTTTTACTTTGCAACACTTTAGGGATTATTTATAACAACCCGGCACTTACATGTCTCACCTTCCGGCCATTATAAATACCGTGTTGCCAAACACAGGTGGTTGATTGCACCCCTATTACCTCTTTTGTACTACAGCCAGCATGGAGCCACAGTGcatcaaatggtaaaaaaataatatgttgaCTTACCACTTGCTTGGAATTCTTAGTGTGGGAGGATCACAACGTTTGATGCCAGCTAGCAAGCCATCAAGATTGGCCAGTGCTAatggaaaaagaaacaatattttagaaccatttttgttttcaataaggattgattatatcttagttgggatcaagtacaactgttttaatattaattaaattaattatattgattaaaatggagtctatgggagatggccttcccgtaattctgagtttttccaTAAGatgtttctggataaagaatcttGTACCGGTACTACTATGGATAAACTCAACTTATCACcccaatgtaatgtataaattataaatatccgTCTTGTATGACTTACAGTCATATGgcaaaaccccccccccagcaaattaAGTAATGCAAAGTTATTCAAAAGCTCTTTCTCTTCTCTGATTTTCTGCTCACAGCTTTATGTTTTTTGCTTTGCAGCATGCGAGGAATCATGTAACAATACTACTCGCCACAGACACAGATACAGTATAGCCAATTGTTATTGTCCCTAGTTACAGTACTTCAAACTAACAACATATACTGCAGGAAACAAAGTCTGGCTTTTACTTACGGTCTCTTCCTTCTGCCATCTCTATGGCCGTGATCCCCAAAGACCATAAGTCGCACtacaaatgaaaaggaaaattaCTAAATACAGTAGTTTGGCCTTTaaataatattcaaataatttgtcaGGAATCCCATGTGTCTCCTGTATCCTGAATTAATCTCACTAGTATTGATTTCTGCAAGTAGTAGCTAGCTATGTAGGGCTTACATGAGCTAACatttcaatttaaagggatattttacAGTCCTTACTACTGCTCATTTGTTTTGCTATACTCCACAATGTGAAATTCATAATGGCCCTGATAAGAGACCCGAGAcagatgaaaataattttttatgtccCATTTGCTAGAAATTTAGATAACATAAATAAGTCAGCACTTATATACTTCAGTAAACTACTTTGGCTTTTATACTTGCAATCCACACACTTCTTCTATTACAAGCTAAACTGAAAAGCCATTTGCAGGCCCAGTGGCAGTATggtatgtagtaattatcttacCTTGCAGCCGTATGATTCAGTATCATCCTCTGAACATGTCCAAACCTCTGGCGCAAGCCAATGAGGTGTTCCAACTGGGTCCTTACAGGCACCACGTAGACCCTTCAGCTTCTGGCTGATTCCAAAATCAACTGAAATCATAAATCATAACATAATTATATATCCCAGATGCCAAATAGAACATTtgagaaaaatgtgcaaataatcAAAGGCAAATCCCCCAATATAGTGATTTATACAGGTAGTATTAAAAGGGCATCAGCTaattgttttttctgtatttagaATGACAAAACAAAGTGGACTAGAAATAGTATGCATTATGTTAAGTGTATTTTCCTTTAGCAAATTTTCACTTACTCAATCGAACACTAGCATCTTCGGTTAGTGCGATATTATGACCCTTTACGTCGTTGTGCACAACACGATTATTGTGAAGGTATTTCAAGGCCTGGtagagttaaaaagaaaaaagtccaaattaaaaaacatatatttcctTCTACTTAAACTATAATAGACCATAATAGACATAATAGACCGTAGACTATAATAGACATATTGTTCTAATGCCAAGAATAATCCTAAATAGGTGAAAATTGACATACCTTTAAAACTTCCCGAATTATGTAGGCAATCCAATGCTCAGGAAGTGTCCCTGTGATTGTATTCTCCATTATGTCTTTCACTGTGCCACCTCCGCAATATTCCATTGCAATCTACAGTAtagattaaaaatatacatatttttaaggtATGgttctgattttatttattaattaacacaaggtaataaatgttttcatttagttAGTCAACCTTTATAGCTGAATAACATCAGAAGATAACAATGTCTTACCCATAGGTTACCCATTGGTTGCAAATACACTCCAAAGAACGATGCTATGTTCTCAtgctttgaatattttttgaGGAGTTGAATCTCGTTGTTGATTTCCTTTTCGGTATTCTAGGTAAAAGAAATTCCAGTTAATACAGTGCAAATTTCTCATATTTCAAAGTATAGTAATAATGTATCACACATACAGTACTCCTTACAACTAGACTATATTTAATGGAAGAATACCCTTCTTAAAATATGATGTAATATTATCAATATAAAATTCATACCGTTTTATCATCGAGAACTTTGATGGCTACTGTTTCATTGGTTTCAAGATGGCgtccctgtaaaaaaaaagatgtttgttaTTATGTTCATCTATACATATTCATCATTCATGAatcactttatttaatatattaaacgAATGACTAATAAGGGGGATAAAAGGATTTGATAGAAGGAAAAGGATAATCAATTGCAGGTTTCTAGCTTCATGCAATCTTCTATAATAACAActtgataaattatttttaaatttagagCACCACAAATATGGAATGAAGTACAGGGTTGGTGTGTAGCCAGGCATAGCCCAACTGaaagcaaaaaatattatttttaaactattaaaatTCAGCATTTAGATGCTGGCTTAGGATGCTCACCTTGTAAACCTTGCCAAATGCACCTTCTCCAACAATGTTTTCCAGCTCTAGTTTTCCACTAGGATCctagaaaattaaaatatgtcAATATTGTCAATGTTTTTATACtttgaaacaaaatgaaaaaaggtcACCAAACTCTGACAtgcacttatttatataaaaactttttGCATAAGTTGTGAACAAAAAATGGTTGCAGTCAGTAATTAATCACCTTGATTTAACCGCATCATTAAGGATTTTATAAAGTcttttattgttatagaaaagAACAGTCAACGCGTATCTGCTCACCTCATATTCAGTTATGATTTTTGATGACTTTCTTCTTGTAGACAAACAGGAACGAACTATCTTTCTAAGTCTTCTTagcattttttctttgtaaagtctcttttacagtttaaataatataacaaataaaagatctgtaaaggaaaaaaaaataatgtttatgttttcagctttattttttaaacctaaaTAAAGTTCCATGATTAATATAGATGAGAGATACCATAATGCTTAACTGCAGGCACCAAAAGCAAATTATCATTGCAAGAACAAAACTGATATTGTGATATTGTGCACACAGatatggtatctattatccagaaagctgcacaATAATACCGTTTCCTACAGAGTACATTGAAAGCAAACAATGATTCATATTTGACAGATTTTGGgtttttgttataataataaaatagcaccatGTCCAGGTAACAAGAAGACCATCTTCCATAAAGCCcattttaagtaaaataattgtaattctTAAACATTTCCCTTAGCATAAATACTTTCCATTTAGTTTTATGAAATgtctgaatatttatattttattaatatagtgtAGAATGagtatctatcatatctatctatagtCTATCTATCgataatttatttttctatctattCTATTATATCTAtcttttatatctatctattatctatctattgatttctatccatcatctatcttatctatctatctattctatctatctattctatctatcatatatcatctatctatctacatgctatatctatctatttcatcatctatctatctatctatctatctatctatctatctatctatctatctatctatctatctattatttttgTATCTTATATTATCGATATatctgatctctatctatctatcaactcttctatttatctatctatttgtatCTATTCTCTttcttatctatttatttattctattattcTGTCTTCTATATCTATTATTCTCatactattatctatctatcatatatgtctgtctatcatctattgaTATTGCTGTTAATAGAATTATAttccaaattatatttaaataattaataatattaccATTAAACCAAtattatagttacagtatatataaactgtagactaataaactttttttcttaaGTCTTATTAAATCCCTGggtgcatttattatttttgtatatatataaatagtatatatagGTAATGattgcatttcatttattttatgttgctTAAAGCAATAGTCAAAATCAATAGTGACATAAAGAGCTATAAAGTATAAACTTATATCACAATTTAGTCTGTTTAATCAAcacaatatgtactgtatatagagagatTTTGCTACGGTCTTTACCTTTCCTGTGCAAGACAGAAATGATCTCTGATCTCTGATAATGATGA from Xenopus laevis strain J_2021 chromosome 5S, Xenopus_laevis_v10.1, whole genome shotgun sequence includes the following:
- the LOC108717402 gene encoding traf2 and NCK-interacting protein kinase-like — protein: MEEITLANKVADCEAEVVNNPIPQKYQNLQTAPSEYSAYLTSKARRKLLFTKASFFEHGEWDPSGKLELENIVGEGAFGKVYKGRHLETNETVAIKVLDDKTNTEKEINNEIQLLKKYSKHENIASFFGVYLQPMGNLWIAMEYCGGGTVKDIMENTITGTLPEHWIAYIIREVLKALKYLHNNRVVHNDVKGHNIALTEDASVRLIDFGISQKLKGLRGACKDPVGTPHWLAPEVWTCSEDDTESYGCKCDLWSLGITAIEMAEGRDPLANLDGLLAGIKRCDPPTLRIPSKWSTEFNSFLGLCLKKDPKVTHSAKQLLKHPFVRNLENVKMVRAEMQAVICRVRAAKSKKVDVKPKEQPEKISTGDFEKAMAELKSFQRGNKSDANAENLNAEAKKDATDSKELASQAEIDSANAEEPASVDKKEVSDALSNDEEKVTECNIETSDATEPVSQAKDSSDEELFFDALERLSISDFTPKTEITATAANTGAQAIKILEAVSESKEGAKRDGKAKEVIYNQMALFYFVRFALFLSEFLIWFSETIKK